A window of Punica granatum isolate Tunisia-2019 chromosome 8, ASM765513v2, whole genome shotgun sequence genomic DNA:
tgTGTTTTAAAAagtgtcaaatctatcatattatttatatttttctccatATCTCGCCATTATATTTTCGTCAACGTTTAACGGTTTTGTCACTGTGGTCATTTTATCTGGAAtagatttcaaaaaaaaattaaaatcgtGTGATggattcgaaaaaaaaattaaaaccatatgataaatttgtaGCGTATtaacattttaatttcattaacgAAAGATATAACGGCGGGATAagttttaagaaaaatacaaatcatgagatatatttgatacttttaaagcatatgataaatttgaaaaaaaaaagttaaattatattatatattacgtaatttcCTTTGATTCACAGTTTcccattatttttctctctttctccttttctctctcctctttcttATATGAGAAGCTCCAAATCTCTCATCCCCCGGAAAAGCATTTTTCCCAGCTTCTTTctattttgaattaattttattaattagtataataattaataaaaaaagtctTTTTAATTGTCatggaaaattatatatatattagaaaattatgtaagaataattataatttctagaggttttgaaaaaataaaaataaaactacgtatcttttatataattacatGCGAAACATAAGCACAAGTGGGTCCCGACCCAAAAGGTCGTTTGATTCTTCATAGATGCTCCTCGCACGATCCAATTCATcgttaaggaaaaaaaaattaatatatcaaGAAGAGAGTATGATTTTGGGCCGGCCATAGATGTatatttttctcctttattatttttcaaaatggttgagttaaagtttttatttttgatttgagaattaaaaggaaatgtataatggagaaaaataattcttgacttttgttaatttatttacttaaattCATCAATGTCAAACGATGCAACAACAAGCAAAGGGAAAGGGGGACATATAAAGAATACCCATTACACATCATGATCATGTGATGTGCTTTCCTTAAATTACACAAATAAAGTCGATGGCAAGTCTCAATTAGATGCTcgcatttttttaattataaaaaagagtCTACGATACGATATTCATTTAATCTCATAGAAACCATTTCAAAAATGCATTATTCTCATCTAATATAGGCATTAATAACACAAGGGGTTCTTTGAAAACGATCATCGTATCTTTCAATTCtcacaataataatttaattttctcgaATTTAGCTATATTTTGATTTGCTTTTGTTGGAGCAATTTGTCTAAAAgacatattttcataattgaGTATGTGGATTGCATAAAGCATCAAACAAAACGTAGAGAAAAAAGGTCAAAATTTCTCTTTCCTTATCCCATCCTACACACCACATCTTCCCGATTCCGTGAACCTACATGCCTCCGAATCGTTAAACTTTCCTCCCTCCCTAAAAATCTTCTTTCAAATCTTTTAGTTGTAATTTTTGGGAATTTCAAATCTgcaatattaaatttattatttcgaTGATCTTTTGGTCTACATTACCTAATATATTCAGAAGCTCAATCATCCACGACTAATCTAAGTTTAAGTCAGATCAGCCAGCTAAGAGGTCAAGCTTTCCCAATAGTTTcgatattttatattaaactAATCGTTATTTCGTTAATTTGAAACCGAGTTATCAAAGTAAATGACATCTCAAACACATCTTAGGCCagtgaattttcaatttcatataCCAAATAcctaaaaaaagaattattcaaTATGAAAATGATACGGTTATCAAATTTTAATCGCACTTGATAAATTGCCTTTTGGGACATAGTATCCGAGGAAATCATCACGAGATGAATGCTATACCTAGCAATGAATGAAACTGGCGCTATGCAAGATAAGAAAATTACGATGCATTTAAGTCGGTCTTAACACGTAAATGACAGGGATTAACTAAAATTTTTAGTggagcaatatatatatatatatatatatatatatgaggatCATCGTGACTGGCACATGCAGAAATGCATGATATCATATCATAATTTGCGCATGATAAGTTGCCTTTCAGAAAGGGAACAAAAATGATAAATCTGGTAGAATCCGTGAGCAAATTATCACGCGATCAATCTGTACTTGGAGTTGGAGATGAAAATGGTGccataaaaaattacaaacgTTGATACAATTAAACTAGTCATAGTGAATCGGAAATGTTGTTGTCCATGCAAAGTACTGAATTAGTTACTATAAGATAATTGTTGATTGCATAATGAAATTAGTTGTTTGGAGGTAACAATATGAAATTatcgaaattaaaattaatacttaAATTGGCGAATAAgttgaaataattttcataagTATCTATTAATCagctataaaaaaaataaaaacgttCTTAACGtcaaaaattaatcaaatcgtgattttgaaataattcgCACTATTTAAAAATCAGTCTAATAAACACTTACCAAACTTCTACGGGACTCCTAATTCCTAAATgcgatattattattattattattactattatcattattattattgttaacaACCTATTATATGATTTCTCCTCCTCCTGAAAATCATTAATCAAATAcgattaaagaaaaaaaaatgtccacAGCTCATCATTGTCATTCAATTAACCAGAGCAGCGATCGCCTGCAGCCGGTTTCACCTGTGCCATCCCTGCTCTCAtctccttcccttccctttccCTCCCTGCAATCCATCTTCTATTTCCCGGCGAGAAGAACTCACATCACAGAAGCCTTCCCATTATTCTCTCTTCCCTTCTCTCTCCGCTCTCTGAGCCTCCATTGCCCAACGAACGAACGAACCAACAATGGAGCTCGACAGGACCCAGATCCATGGCGGCACTGCGGCCTCATAGCAACGCCCACGTCCGCCTGTTCAGATCTCACCTCACCGCCGCCGGAAACGGTAAAGTGCCAGAGACATGAAGCCCACAAGCAAGCTGTTCACCTTCGTGCTCGTTTCGTGCTGGTACTCGTCGAACATCGGGGTGCTGCTCCTGAACAAGTACCTCCTCAGCAACTATGGCTTCAAGTACCCAATCTTCCTCACAATGTGCCACATGTCCGCCTGCTCCCTCCTCTCCTACTTCGCCATCGCCTGGCTCCGCCTCGTCCCGCTCCAGCACGTCCGCTCCCGCCTTCAGCTCCTCAAGATCGCCGCCCTCAGCCTCGTCTTCTGCGTCTCCGTCGTCTTCGGCAACATCTCCCTGCGCTTCCTCCCCGTCTCCTTCAACCAGGCCGTCGGGGCCACCACTCCTTTCTTCACCGCCATCTTCGCCTACCTCATTACCTTCAAGAGGGAGGCTTGGCTCACCTACGTCACGCTGATTCCCGTCGTCACCGGGGTCATCATTGCAAGCGGGGTACGTAATTGCATTTGCAATGAGAATCTCTCCATATTCAATTGGATATTTCGAAGCCATTCAGGTTTGAATTTGTTATCCGGAAGATTTTACATTTTCTGTTGAAATTGATTCTTTATGGTCCTTTTGATAGAAATGAGGATCGGGCTAATATGGGATGTTGTTGTGTTGCAAATGGTTTACGTGCTTATGATTTGGAATGTCCCTGTATGTTCATGTTTGAGCTGATTCCATTGGATTTCCGAGGTTATAAAGGTTCAAACTTGTTAATATAAGACCTACGAGGCTTTTGCATTTAATGTCGAATTTCTGTTCCGTCATCCATCTGATAAATAGGGACATAGCACAAATCTGGTTGCTGATACTCTGTTAGTATTGCAAGTGAAATGGGTACCACGAGAATGTGGGTGCTCTTGAACTTAACTGATCTTATTAGATATCTCAAGCTTTAATCTTTCGGCATTTTGAGATTCTTTGAAATAAATCTGCTGTATGCTGTCATCATAGGCTTGCTTCTGTTTAGTTTCAACGATTGTTTGCAAATCGACCTTATCTGTCTTCCAGCCCCTCCTCCATATCTCGAACAAACTCAGAGATCCTCATTCGTTCTAACCTTTGTCTGACCACAGGGTGAACCAAGTTTCCATCTCTTTGGCTTCATAATGTGCATTTCGGCTACAGCTGCTAGAGCCCTTAAGTCTGTGCTACAAGGCATCTTGCTTTCCTCTGAGGGGTAATTCTCTTTCTCtgccctgtttggattcccaatcaaaaaattttaactttaactttaactttaactcaacacactacacaacaaaaatacatatttcccaagtcaaaaattttaactttaactttaactcaacacactacacaactaAAAcgcacgttttccaagtcaaatttattatcacatctcatttgtcattttccgcactcaaaatcaaaatcaaaatcaaagttaccttttaactctgaaaccaaacgcaccaacATGTATTGTCTTGCCTCTTCTGTGATTCTGAGAACATATTATGTACAGGGAGAAGCTGAACTCGATGAACCTTCTTCTCTACATGGCTCCAATGGCTGTTCTATTCTTACTACCGGCTACTCTTATTATGGAAGAGAATGTAGTTGGCATCACTCTTGCTCTTGCGAGAGAAGATGTAAAGATCGTGTGGTACCTTCTATTCAATTCATCGCTTGCCTATTTCGTGAACTTGACTAACTTCTTGGTCACGAAGCACACTAGCGCTTTAACTCTTCAGGTACACCTTCTCCACACCAATATGACCCCTACCATGATTTGATACATGGCCTAACTTTCCATGTGTTGACCCTGTTTTCTGTTTTCTCTGATAGGTTCTAGGAAACGCTAAGGGGGCTGTGGCAGTGGTAGTCTCGATCTTGATCTTTAGGAATCCTGTCTCCGTGACGGGAATGCTCGGTTACTCGTTAACTGTAATAGGAGTAGTCCTTTACAGCGAGgccaagaaaagaagcaaatGATGAATATGTTTATGTTATACTAGGAAGATGTCATGCTCGATATGCCCCATTCCTTTTGTGCCACCAGATGGGGCCCATTTTCGTGGAAGCACTCGAGGGAATTGAAAGAGATGCACCGTTCAGGCGGTAAAAATTTTCGTATGCTGTTCTGATTTATTTTAACCCGGAAGCCCAGGAAAAGAGTAACCATCACATTGCTGTCACAGAAATTAGGTCTAGGAAAGAAGGTTGCAATAAGCTGCAGATTCATACTTTTATCAATCAAATTTGATATGTTCTAGTTTTTGGCTTTGGAGATATgtaatttcattcttttctcattGCAAAGTAACTGAGAAGGTCAGATATCAACACTAGACAATGAATTTCCAGTGTTAAATTTTCTTCTTATGGTTAATCAATGGGAAAATAGCTGTTGATTTCAGCTTCCTGTCCTGTGCTTCAGAGAATCAATCTAAATCTTGGTCCTTCCATTAGTTAGATGTAAACAAGAGTCCTTTatattgtttggttttatttcGGTTACTACTGCTCTAAGTATCAGATAGAGTGTCTCAGAACACGATATTGGAGAATGCAGAAATGCCGAAATGTTTCGCGAGAGAAACCAAAAGATTTACATCATAAAGTTTGGTATGTCACGACGAAATAGAATCCGAATACTATCCCAATCGCCAGTCAGAAGCTATTCAACCCTTTAATCACAAAATCACTTCACCTCTACTGAAAGAGGAAAGTGCAAAAAGGTTAGAAAGGAAAGTAAGAAGCGATTCCAGCGATCTAATTTGTACCGCAACTACTCTGCATCCATTACTTCGACTACGGTTTGAGCTTCCTCCTTGGGCTTCACTTCCTCAGGAGAATTGGCTTCCTCGACTGGGATGACTTCAGTCTCAGGCTTTGCCTCCTTTTTAGGCTTAGTTTCAGTTTCTGACTTAGGCTTAGGCCCCGCCTTCGGTCTGGTCTCCACATTGGGCCTTGCCTCGGAGGTGGCCATATTCTCCAGCTCTTCTTCATCTATCTTCGGAGCCAAATAGAACCTTATGTAGCCCATCTCTGCAATCTTGTACTCCACAACCACCGGTAAGTCCGAGGACAGGCTGAGGGTCACTTGGTTTGACAGGGGAGTGGCCTTTGTAAATGAGTTTATGTACCTAAGAGCGAAGGTCAGAGTGACGGGCTCCTCCATTTCTATGATAGTAGCATCTTCAGGCTGTATAGAGCACGGGAAATGACTCCCATCAAATTCATAGCAGGAAACTAAAGGCGGCTACAAGGATGAATCTTGAAATTGAAACCTAACCTTATCGACTGAAGTGTTCTGCCTGCAAACAATGTTGGCACTGCCGATGTCGCCTCTGGTCGAGAACTTCACACCCTCCTTTGTCACTGATATTGCAACTAGATGCATCATAAAAAGATCACTTAGACTAGCACAAATCGAGCTTTCTGATAGATAAGAACTACAGAATTTAGATGGCAATGCTAAATCTGACAGACTGCTCCGAATCTTAACAAATTTCCTAAGATGTTCGATAGCTCACGTGGTTATTGAACGAAAATCTACAACTCATGTCATGATTGTACAGTTAACAACTCGTAGGAAAGAGGAATTGCAgataaaatttttacttttatccCTACTCAATCAGACATTAATTAATGAAGTAAACGCAGCagaagagatgaagagaaGTGATTACTAGTGTCGCCGATGCCGCTAAGGTCCTTGCAGATCCTGGCAAACTCAGCAGAAGGCATCCTCACGATAGCTTGATATTCCGTGTCCGGTATCCCGAGATGCTCGCTGTCGATGTCCATCAGCTTCATTTCAAAATCGGCGATCTTGTCCTGATCTTCCCATCATAAAACAACACACGCAGAACATCAAATTAGTACCACTTTCACTGTATAGGATGACTGAGAATAGGAACGGAGAAGCAGCCATGTGATTCGATTCTGTCTTACTAGGGCTCTCGAACATGAAGGTGAGGGAGTCGCCGCCGTCGTCGGCCTTGAGGGTGATAATGTCGTCAGGGCCAGAGCACCGGAGCACCTTGGCCATGTTGGAGAGGTTCAGCCCCATGGAGATGTTGCGGTCGCAACGGTAGTGCTCGAAGGCCTCGGAGCGGAGGAGAAGGGACACAAGAGCGACGTGGCTGGAGTCCATGGCCTGGAGGGAGAAGCCCGTGGCGGAGCAGTCGAAGTTGGCGTCGGTGACCAGGTCCTTGATCGCCTCCAGGAGCTTCTTCAGGAGGCTCCCCTGCACCAGCCTCAGCTCTAACATGGTGGAAAGGTTAGGGTTTGAAGATGCTGTGAGATTCTGGCTATGGAGACTGGAGAGAGAACTCGAACAGTTGCAGTGGCGAATGGGAGAGCGAGCTTTAATTTGGCGGGAAGGAATAGCGTTGGCgcctcaaaacgggaagacaCGACGTCGTTTTATTTCTCTTGGGTTCTCTAATTAAGATGATGGAGCTctcctttaaatttttttttattatttaagattagaattaaaaaaaaacaattttcattttattaatttattaacttATGAGGATATACTTGTGAacgtatatatgcatatatgatGTTATACACATTCTTGCGTTAAAGCTTTATATAATTTGTCTCAGTGTAGTCTAGGCAAGAATTTGAATCCTGTACGATATGGTGATCAGCTCATTGCAATGgattctcatatttttttggttatcgGTTAAGATCTTCTCCGGTTTCGTTAATCGTTTCGAATGTTTAGAATGTTGATAGGTTGGACAGCAGAAGCTTTTCATTAAatggaagagaagaaagaagtCTGATAAAATTTTGATCAGTAATTTCTTACAA
This region includes:
- the LOC116188510 gene encoding probable sugar phosphate/phosphate translocator At3g11320, which encodes MKPTSKLFTFVLVSCWYSSNIGVLLLNKYLLSNYGFKYPIFLTMCHMSACSLLSYFAIAWLRLVPLQHVRSRLQLLKIAALSLVFCVSVVFGNISLRFLPVSFNQAVGATTPFFTAIFAYLITFKREAWLTYVTLIPVVTGVIIASGGEPSFHLFGFIMCISATAARALKSVLQGILLSSEGEKLNSMNLLLYMAPMAVLFLLPATLIMEENVVGITLALAREDVKIVWYLLFNSSLAYFVNLTNFLVTKHTSALTLQVLGNAKGAVAVVVSILIFRNPVSVTGMLGYSLTVIGVVLYSEAKKRSK
- the LOC116188509 gene encoding proliferating cell nuclear antigen-like, with protein sequence MLELRLVQGSLLKKLLEAIKDLVTDANFDCSATGFSLQAMDSSHVALVSLLLRSEAFEHYRCDRNISMGLNLSNMAKVLRCSGPDDIITLKADDGGDSLTFMFESPNQDKIADFEMKLMDIDSEHLGIPDTEYQAIVRMPSAEFARICKDLSGIGDTIAISVTKEGVKFSTRGDIGSANIVCRQNTSVDKPEDATIIEMEEPVTLTFALRYINSFTKATPLSNQVTLSLSSDLPVVVEYKIAEMGYIRFYLAPKIDEEELENMATSEARPNVETRPKAGPKPKSETETKPKKEAKPETEVIPVEEANSPEEVKPKEEAQTVVEVMDAE